The sequence ATCATTATCAAGTTTTCCGTACAAATATGCAGTAACAACGTCCATAAGACGCATTTCAAGTCTTTCTTGTGCGGCCATGCTAAGAAGATATCGGAATGTAATTGCATCAATCACAGGAGAGTACGTCTCTTCATAATCAATACTgggtctttgagaaaaaccttgtgctaCTAATCGAGCTTTGTATCTAGTCACTTCGTTTTTCTCATTTCGTTTTCGTACAAAAACCCATTTACAACCCACGGAAATTACCCCTTTTGGTGTTTGGACAACAGGTCCCAAAACCTCACGTTTTGCTAGTGAGTTTAACTCTTCTTGTATTGCATTTTTCCAATTTGGCCAATCATGTCTATTACGACATTCAGTAACAGATTTAGGATCTAGATCATCATCTTCATTAACAACATCAAATGCCATGGCATATGCAAACTTATTGTCGATAATAATTTCTGCTCGATTTAATCGTTTCCCCGTTTTGACATAATTTATCGAGATCTCTTCATTGTCAAGTACTTGAACTTCATTGGGGATTTGAtgatcaaatttttcagagTTATCAATCAATGAATAAGATATCTCAATATGTTGATTCATAATATTTGCTCCTTTTCTTTTTCGTGGATTTTTGTCTTTGGACCCAATTGGTCTACCACGCTCGAGTCGAGCAATTGACTCATCATTTGATGTTTCTTTGGGAACATCAATATGTGCTGGAGAATTAGCAGCCGGTAAGTATGACTTAGTCACCCTTTTCACATCACTAAATTCATCA comes from Henckelia pumila isolate YLH828 chromosome 4, ASM3356847v2, whole genome shotgun sequence and encodes:
- the LOC140861631 gene encoding uncharacterized protein, whose product is MRTKLPTSIWGHAILHPATLIRIRPTSYHEFSPLQLVFGQELNISHIRIFGCTVYVPISPPQRTKMGPQRRLGIYVGYDSPSIIKYLEPTTGDIFTAQFADCHFDETKFPTLGGENMRSPSELTWNASLHQFDHRTSECELEVQRIVHLQNIANKLPDEFSDVKRVTKSYLPAANSPAHIDVPKETSNDESIARLERGRPIGSKDKNPRKRKGANIMNQHIEISYSLIDNSEKFDHQIPNEVQVLDNEEISINYVKTGKRLNRAEIIIDNKFAYAMAFDVVNEDDDLDPKSVTECRNRHDWPNWKNAIQEELNSLAKREVLGPVVQTPKGVISVGCKWVFVRKRNEKNEVTRYKARLVAQGFSQRPSIDYEETYSPVIDAITFRYLLSMAAQERLEMRLMDVVTAYLYGKLDNDIYMKIPEGFKIS